gggctgtgctctgcacggttacaggtggtgattggatattatcccacTGGTATGCAGTTCAGGGTCCCAGTCACAAGGTTTCCGTTTTAATTTTGGCAGCACAGAGAAAAGATCCAGCTAGTTAGCTCCAAAATGCTGCTGTATGCACTATCTCCCTGGCCAGAAAACCTGTAGGGTGGGGGGCTGTATTGCTAAAACTACagaggcaagttaaagtgggaattCAGGAACTagctaatagttaaccagttgtattttctgcctcagCTCCTcatcactaacaagggggagctattTTTAAGTgcttcctcaccactcactccagtcacCATACAGGTATGGCAGCGCGCAGACTTGCTCCTGGCTTTGGCGATGTCGACCTGGCCAAGCTTCTCAACGCTGTGAATGAGAGGCGTGACATCCTGTTCTCCCGAggaggttggaggaccagcagcagggtcaccaatgctgcctgggaggctgtggcagCTGCTGTTAGTTCAGGCAGCAGGACAAGGAGGAGCTCCACCCAATGTCAGAAGAAGGCCAACGAGCCCCACCGAGCTGCAAAGATACGTTACCACCTCACTGCTGGCATCAGGTCCACCTGCCACCCATCAAGTTCCCAAACCCACTCCCCACCACCAACAGATCACTATGTCGAGCAAAAAAGTACCTGAAGTACCCAGAGAAATTAGATAATGTCCTATTGACTGCACAAACTTTAATAAAATCAGCAGAGGATTGGCACCGACCCAGTTTTTCTGGAGGATCAGTCCACACCTTTGCTGCTTCTCTATTTTTTCATTTTAATGATAATCACAAACCTGAGATCACTGTGGTGAGAAATTGTGCAGGTGCCCACCTGAAAAGTCACACTGCTTTGAACAGTTTCTTGTTTATGTGATTTAAACAAGATGACAGTGTAATAGAGAATATTTATTATGTTGACAGCTGATTCAATAAAGTAAGATCATATTTTACAATGAAAAACTAGAAATCCCTCATGCGTCTGAAAGATCCAATAGTTGAGTTGAAACCGCCCCAGTCACTGTATCTCCTGAATTCACCGGGTCTCATGAAGTACTGTCGGCCTCTGTAGTTGGGATGTTCATAGAAGGTCCAGTAACCGTCCATCACATGGCAGGAGTGGATGTCACGGTAACGGAAACGATCGTAGACAGATGGACAGTCATCCATGAATTCCATCATCTTTCCTCCAAAGTCAGGCCTCTCGTAAATCCTCATTCTGTAGTTTCCACCTCGGTACTGTGATAGAAATAAGATTATATTAATGATTAAATAATAAATATACATTTATTTTATGCAGTAAAAGATAAACATTGTGAAGGAAGGAATATAATGGAGCCCAGGTGATGACATCAACAATGAGAACAAAGCTGAGATAATTTATTAACATCGATTCAAGAGGTTAATTATCTTTTAGATTGTTACCAACAAGCAGCTCCTATTTAATTTTAAACAGTTAATCAGTGATGTGTGTGTAAGAGTGCACAGGGCTGATATTAGTTGGTGCACACAGACAGAGGTTTATCAATATCAGTAATAATCTGAATGTATTTCTGTTTCCTATTGAGGTACGCTTATTTCTCTGATTTTCTGCGTGGGAAAGCTTTCTCTTTCCTCAAAAGTATTAAACATTTACAATAAGATAGAGTGAGTACACATGTGTCTGTCACCATATTATTGCCAATCATACCTCAGTCTATCTGTCGATGATTTCATTACTTTCGGCAATATCAATGCATCAATATGGATTTCAGTTCTAAATATTTAATTCATCGACAATAAATGCATCCAATTATACCAGATTTTGCAATAGAGTGTCGACATGACACCCAGACGTAACCCCAGCTTGCACAACCATTAACTTAAGGTCCATCTCGCACAACTTAACAGCGTCTGACAAATTATAAAGATACCTTCAAGCAGTGATAGAAAGACTTGTCAGTGGATTGGTAAATCAGGCTGGATGTTTGACAGGTAGACAATTCACTGTCTGTTAACCACCACTGGCCAAAGTTAAAATCAGACCTGTCAAAACAGCTGATGCTTTGacacagagtcatcggactcgaaacgttagctcttttctctccctacagatgctgccagacttgctgagattttccagcattttctctttcacttcagattccagcaaccgcagtaatttgcttttatcctaatGGCTCTTCAGAGCTGATGTGCACAAAGTTAAATATTCAGCACACTGATCATTACCTAAGGCTTAATTTGGATACAAAATAACAATCACTGAAAGCAACTTACATGTGGGTAAGAGCGACATGACCTGATGTTGTCATTGAATCCCATCCAGCGCTGGTAGTCAGGATATTCCCCCCTGCTCAGAACATACTGGTATCCCATGTAATTGGGTTTCTCATACATCACCCACCAGTCATCCTCAACACGGATGGAGTTACAGCGGCTGAAGTAAGGGGACAGGTCAGCACAGTCACTGCTGCACTCATAGTGCCGACCCTGGAAGTTCCTGTCCTCGTAAAAGATAATCTGTGGAAAAAGTCACAGGTTTGTAAATTAATAACTTGTCAAATTAGGCTATGAAGAAATCTAATACAATATATAAACTCTGATTTATCCTTGCCTTTCCCATTTTGAGCTCAGAGTTTTAGCTGAGTTACTGACTGTGCTTCACCACTTCACACAGCTTGGTATTTATATGTTGGACAGAATTGCCTCCCTGGACTGTCCTTTTGTCATTTAATGATTGCAATAGTTTGAACTCAGCACAAAAACAGCAAAACACATGTCACATACACTAAATAGAACCATTTTAACGCACCTGTGTATCACTGAATGCGTTTTGCCTCCGTCTCATTTTAATTGTTGTGTGGAAAAGGCAACAATTCATTGGAATCATTGTGTTTCCGATGCTGTACAGTGCTTTCACTGACATTCCTGAAGAATTGGCATTACACATTCAACCAGGTATGTTTCCAATAGTTCAGCGTAAGTGCTGAAACTGACTGTAAAACTGATTAAGATGCAGATGTACATTTTCAGAACAATGTGCTTTATTTTCAGCAGTCTACATAATGGCTGATGCATAATTGCCTGTGTGTTTTACTTTCAGATTGTTCTCCAAAGGCTGTAGAACTTTtagcacttctgaccttatgattgggagggcattgatgaagcaattgaagatggttgggcctgaggaactactgcactgatgtcctggagctcagatgattgacctccaaccaccacaaccaacttCATTTATGCATACGGAGTACAGTGCTACAACTGTAGTGAAGATATTTCAAAAGATcaactcagtccataagagggccattcaggagtctggtaacagcgggaaataaGTTGTTTCTGAATCTATTGGTGCATGATATTATGACTGCAGTGTTGAGGGGTGTCGTTTCTTACAGTGCATACTCAGCAATGTTGTGGGGTGTTGTTTGTTCCAGTCCAGACTCATTTTCATATTTTAACAAGTTCAGTTTACCTGAAGCCATATTGGAACAAGAAACAGGACAAGAGAAAGTCAGGTGGTAGTGTGATCAAAGTCGTTTTTAGAAAGTTTGTTCTAAAGTGGGAAGTGGGGAGCTGGATTCTTAACCAAACAAGAATCAGTGAAGGAGGAAAGAGGCTCTGGGTGACTGAAATATAACATAATTTTGACTTAATGGCAAATTCCGTTACCAGAGGTGACATCCTCAAGCTCAGAAACAGCAATGTGACCTTGAGTTATTGAATCACAAAATGCAGACTATGATTCATCCCACTCCACTGTGTTCTTTGAATAAGTTATCCAATTACGCACAATCCTCCGCATTTTTCCAGAATTCCAACTTTTTCCTTTTCATCTATAGGTCAATAAAAGAAATCCAGTGATAAATAAAGAGGTAAGTGGCAATATTAAAATGAAGAAATTGCATACAAAACTAGAATCAGAGCAATGATACTGGTGACCGGGAAAGATACAAGGAAAAGCAAAGGTGACAAAACAGGTGAGTTACAAAATAAATAATTATTAAAAATCATTTGCAAAAGATAGCAATTCAAAATTAAAATGTTTTACAATTATTTTAGGGGAAAAGATATTGTTCAAGAGTATAGTGAACCCGCTGCAACCTGATTAGCGATGTTGTCAATGATAATAaggaagagttggaagcaaaaTATTGATGCTTTTACAAATGAGGAAGAGGTCAACATGCCAGATATCCCAAGGAAATAATATTGAACCAATGGCAAGGACTCACTCAAATTAACTGAAGCAAAGTAATAGGAATGAAGAAAATTATGATGCTAAAGCCTGACAAATCCTCAGGGCTAGGATTTAAAGCAAGTTGGCAAGGCCATTgtgattggggatgggcaacaaatgctgaccttgctggTGGCACCcgacaggaccagaagattccaGTGGCGAGAAGGCCtggaaaatcccccctcccccaataagttCTCCATGTAATTCCCTGCTGAAGGTTACTattcaatctgcttccaccaccctttcagttgTTGAAATGCATAATAAAACAACATATCATCAGATTTTGCTTCTTACAGAATGAGACTCAGACAATGCACCAAAACAAGGAAAGTTTATCACTTCAATTCCATCAGAAGTCCAGAGTTGATCAGCTTCATGCAGTTAGAAACTCTGTGTCTGCAATACCAAGGAAGCGGTAAGATGTATATGTGTAGCTCTGTGACTTTCCCAATCTTACTAGTATTGTTCAGTGCCTTTCTAGGCACTTACACCATTTAAGTACTGAATTGTGATGATTACAGGTAGTCAGGCCTGATTTGGGACAGGGAGCAACAGagaatatgaaaaatgaaaatcacttattgtcacaagtaggcttcaatgaagttactgtgaaaagcccctagtcgccacattccggcacctgttcggggaggctgttacaggaattgaaccgctgctggcctgccttggtctgctttcaaagccagcgatttagcccagtgtgctaaatcagccgttCATGATTTAATGGATATAAGAGCAAGAAACAACTGTTCTGTTCAGACCCATTGCCTGTGTATCTTGGAGAGATTGTAGAAGTAGCTAGTGTGAGGTTAGGGAATAACTATACAGGAGCCAGCGGCAGGAGGATTTCCTGCAACAAGTTCAAGAACGTCAAAATCATTACATGATTGGGAGCCAGGCAGTAGTttagagggagagagaagaaaatATCAGCTAACCAGGCATTCAGCCTCAGCTAATGGAGCATGAGTATTCCTCCAAGCCCAACAAGGAAAGCTAAGATTTTACTACAATGTTCGTATTCGCTAAAGGGTGAATATGTGTTTCCTGAGGCCCTCCTTACTCTGTCTCCCTGGGCCCTTTATTGCACTGTACTATGTTGATGAATTGACTGCCTATGCAGGGGTCCCCAAACTGTTGGCTGTTATACGACAATCAATTGGATTTGggagttcctcctcgtctgagacagcagtgctgaatgTGAAGCAGAGACACTGGTGGGACAATGCTGGGGTCAGCTCTGAGTATCTATGGTGTGCTCATGCAcattttcttttctttctgtagTTCCGAAAGTGTGGCTGAAGGGAAGAAGCATCAAGGCCCCTGTCAGAGTTTGAAACGTAATTGTGGGGAAAACCATTGTTCCCCCACTTTTGCCTCTCACCCCTTCTCACAACGCTTTCCCCCCTCCTGGCTCACCTGTGACCTGATCAAAACTTTCAACATCACAATTGGCCCTCACTATATTTTTTGGGAATACTTTCAGATAGTAGGGATAAAATtaaatttacatagaacatagaacatagaacgatacagcgcagaacaggcccttcggcccacaatgttgcaccgacatgggaagtcaaaaaacaaaagctatctaacctacactatgccattaacatccatatgcttatccaataaacttttaaatgccctcaatgttggcgagttcactactgttgcaggtagggcattccacggcctcaccactctttgcttaaagaacctacctctgacctctgtcctatatctattacccctcagtttaaggctatgtcccctcgtgctagccatttccatccgcgggagaaggctctcactgtccaccctatctaaccccctgatcattttgtatgcctctattaagtctcctcttaaccttcttctctctaacgaaaacaacctcaagtccatcagcctttcctcataagattttccctccataccaggcaacatcctggtaaatctcctctgcacctgctccaaagcttccacgtccttcctataatgaggtgaccagaactgtacgcaatactccaaatgcggctgtaccagagttttgtacagctgcaacatgacctcatgactccggaactcaatccctctaccaataaaggccaacactccataggccttcttcacaaccctatcaacctgggtggcaactttcagggatctaggtacatggacaccgagatccctctgctcatccacacttccaataactttaccattagccaaatattccgcattcctgttattccttccaaagtgaatcacctcacacttctctacattaaactccatttgccacctctcagcccagctctgcagcttatctatgtccctctgtaacctgcaacatccttccgcactgtcgacaacaccaccgactttagtgtcgtctgcaaatttattcacccacccttctgcgccctcctctaggtcatttataaaaatgacaaacagcaacggccccagaacagatccttgtggtacaccacttgtaactgaactccattctgaacatttcccatcaaccaccaccctctgtcttctttcagctagccaatttctgatccacatctctaaatcaccctcaatccccagcctccgtattttctgcaatagcctaccgtggggaacctcatcaaacgctttactgaaatccataaacaccacatc
This genomic window from Scyliorhinus torazame isolate Kashiwa2021f chromosome 2, sScyTor2.1, whole genome shotgun sequence contains:
- the LOC140406920 gene encoding gamma-crystallin S-1-like — encoded protein: MVSNLLDVSGRILKQYVDKPAKEGAIGIGNELDKVIDVSVVEYFGLSDSNSIRFRVVMDKDKRMSVKALYSIGNTMIPMNCCLFHTTIKMRRRQNAFSDTQIIFYEDRNFQGRHYECSSDCADLSPYFSRCNSIRVEDDWWVMYEKPNYMGYQYVLSRGEYPDYQRWMGFNDNIRSCRSYPHYRGGNYRMRIYERPDFGGKMMEFMDDCPSVYDRFRYRDIHSCHVMDGYWTFYEHPNYRGRQYFMRPGEFRRYSDWGGFNSTIGSFRRMRDF